One window of Dehalobacterium formicoaceticum genomic DNA carries:
- a CDS encoding histidine triad nucleotide-binding protein yields MMDCIFCKIINKEIPSQIVYEDKDIFAFKDINPRAPVHILIIPKRHIPDISQIEPEDADLIGRIHVAAVKIAQEAGIAEQGYRLVNNCKENGGQEVYHLHFHLIGGRKLGAFAG; encoded by the coding sequence ATCATGGATTGTATATTCTGCAAGATTATTAACAAAGAGATTCCTTCCCAGATTGTCTATGAAGACAAAGATATTTTTGCTTTTAAAGACATTAATCCCAGGGCACCGGTACATATTTTAATCATTCCCAAACGTCATATACCTGATATCTCTCAGATTGAGCCGGAAGATGCCGATTTAATCGGACGAATCCATGTGGCGGCTGTTAAAATCGCCCAAGAAGCTGGTATTGCTGAGCAGGGATATCGCTTGGTAAACAATTGCAAGGAAAATGGCGGTCAGGAAGTTTACCACCTGCATTTTCACTTAATCGGCGGCAGAAAACTGGGAGCCTTTGCCGGATAG
- the mtaB gene encoding tRNA (N(6)-L-threonylcarbamoyladenosine(37)-C(2))-methylthiotransferase MtaB, protein MAREINKSKVAVCTLGCKVNQNETDAIVSSLIQAGFQEVPFEEKADLYVINTCTVTHLADRKSRQMVRRAIKNNPAAMVVVTGCYAQTSPGDVLGINGVDLVIGTQDRHRLLDLLEEAKAARKPLNVVGDIMQADDFEEITGEELHPHMVRAYLKIQEGCNQYCSYCIIPYARGPVRSRPLERVLEAAKQLVYSGYKEIILTGIHTGAYGSDLRPQMDLAGLVGELVRISDLKRLRISSLDPNEINEELLQVMTSSPILCPHLHISLQSGDDEILGRMNRHYDTAYYLSLVERIRRILPDIAFTTDIMVGFPGETEEAFQNTYDLVEKIGFSGLHVFKYSPRKGTAAASFPDQISPQVKEERSKRLIALGERLSREYARKYLGRTVEVLAEQRVEINGENFWEGHSGNYLKILFAENGDYKGQLVSVSLERYQDNVIFGHLKK, encoded by the coding sequence GTGGCAAGAGAAATCAATAAATCAAAGGTGGCCGTTTGTACATTGGGCTGCAAGGTGAACCAAAACGAAACGGATGCCATCGTGAGCAGCTTAATCCAGGCAGGTTTTCAAGAGGTACCCTTTGAAGAAAAAGCTGATCTTTATGTCATCAATACCTGTACCGTGACCCACTTGGCAGATCGTAAATCCCGTCAAATGGTTCGGCGGGCGATCAAAAATAATCCGGCCGCCATGGTGGTGGTTACCGGCTGTTACGCTCAAACTTCTCCCGGGGATGTTTTGGGGATTAATGGAGTGGATTTAGTCATCGGCACTCAAGATCGTCATCGTTTGCTTGACCTGCTGGAAGAGGCCAAAGCGGCGCGGAAACCGCTCAATGTTGTCGGGGATATTATGCAGGCGGATGACTTTGAGGAAATAACCGGAGAAGAGCTTCATCCTCATATGGTCCGGGCCTATCTGAAAATTCAGGAAGGCTGTAATCAGTATTGCTCTTATTGTATTATTCCCTATGCCCGGGGCCCGGTGCGGAGCAGGCCTTTAGAACGGGTCTTGGAGGCGGCAAAACAACTGGTTTACAGCGGATACAAGGAAATAATTCTGACCGGAATCCATACGGGAGCCTATGGGTCTGATTTAAGGCCACAAATGGATTTAGCCGGTTTGGTGGGGGAATTAGTCCGGATATCTGATTTAAAAAGGCTGCGCATCAGTTCTTTAGATCCCAATGAAATTAATGAGGAATTACTCCAGGTGATGACGAGTTCTCCTATCTTATGCCCCCATCTTCATATTTCTTTACAAAGTGGTGATGATGAGATCTTAGGTCGGATGAACAGACACTATGACACCGCCTATTATTTATCCTTAGTGGAACGGATTCGTAGGATACTTCCTGATATCGCCTTTACGACAGATATTATGGTAGGTTTTCCGGGAGAAACAGAGGAAGCTTTCCAAAACACCTATGATCTGGTGGAAAAAATCGGGTTTTCCGGTCTTCATGTTTTTAAATATTCTCCCCGCAAGGGCACAGCGGCAGCCTCTTTTCCGGATCAGATTTCCCCGCAGGTGAAAGAAGAGCGCAGCAAGCGATTGATTGCTTTAGGGGAAAGATTGTCCCGGGAATACGCACGGAAATATTTAGGAAGAACCGTGGAGGTTTTAGCGGAGCAAAGGGTAGAGATTAACGGAGAAAATTTTTGGGAAGGCCATAGTGGCAATTATTTAAAAATCTTGTTTGCCGAAAATGGTGATTATAAAGGTCAGCTGGTCTCGGTTTCTTTGGAACGTTATCAGGATAATGTTATTTTTGGCCATCTTAAAAAATAA
- a CDS encoding 16S rRNA (uracil(1498)-N(3))-methyltransferase: MHRFFVSPTQIMDELITITGSDVHHINRVLRLNPGDRMIVTDGAGTEYLAEIISSSPQSVEAKILERVSSSQEPPVDVFLLQGIPKGEKMELIIQKCTEIGIKKLIPVQMKRTIVKLSSEKEEKRRERWQRVAAEAAKQSQRSVVPPILPISDLVAALRQLPPETTLIMPWEEERQSGLKDYFRSYPQITGPFALLIGPEGGISSEEAELAMEWGAHKVSLGPRILRTETAGFVALSIILYELGDLGGKRNQ; the protein is encoded by the coding sequence ATGCATAGGTTCTTTGTTTCTCCCACTCAGATTATGGATGAACTTATTACCATCACCGGGAGTGATGTGCATCATATCAATCGGGTACTGCGCTTGAATCCGGGTGACCGCATGATCGTCACCGATGGAGCAGGAACCGAATATTTGGCGGAAATAATCTCCTCCTCCCCCCAATCAGTGGAGGCAAAGATATTGGAACGGGTTTCCTCCAGCCAAGAGCCTCCTGTGGATGTTTTTCTCCTACAAGGGATACCAAAGGGAGAAAAAATGGAACTTATTATTCAGAAATGCACGGAAATCGGCATCAAGAAATTGATCCCGGTGCAAATGAAACGAACCATTGTCAAACTTTCTTCAGAAAAAGAAGAAAAACGGCGGGAAAGATGGCAGCGGGTGGCAGCAGAAGCAGCTAAACAAAGCCAGAGATCCGTTGTACCTCCAATTCTTCCGATTTCTGATTTGGTGGCAGCTCTACGGCAATTGCCTCCGGAAACCACCTTGATCATGCCTTGGGAAGAAGAAAGGCAGTCGGGATTGAAGGATTATTTCCGCAGTTACCCTCAGATTACCGGCCCCTTTGCCTTGCTGATCGGTCCGGAAGGAGGGATTTCCTCTGAGGAGGCAGAGCTGGCCATGGAGTGGGGTGCCCATAAGGTTTCTTTGGGGCCTAGGATTTTACGCACGGAAACCGCCGGATTTGTTGCGCTTTCCATTATTCTTTATGAACTGGGTGATTTAGGTGGCAAGAGAAATCAATAA
- the prmA gene encoding 50S ribosomal protein L11 methyltransferase, whose amino-acid sequence MNYLEVTVTTTEEMSESLANLFWELGAGGVVIEEPFAMRRNIDDQSWDAWEISPELLDAENVIIKGYFPIDHRLVETMAAFKKQSEEIRSLFPEGRLQITETEVATEDWATSWKAYYKPERIGNRVVIKPSWESYQAKEGEIIIEMDPGMAFGTGNHPTTAMCIRALEEYVFPGCRVIDVGSGSGILALTAAKLGAGKVLAIDHDPVSIDATRDNITLNGANARVSVVQGDLASGIKGTADIIVANIIADVIIRLIPQTLALLEKNGIFIASGIIKERLLDVETVLKEHAFLIEKVMHEGEWVVVIARRG is encoded by the coding sequence TTGAATTATTTAGAAGTAACCGTTACAACAACAGAAGAAATGTCTGAATCCCTGGCGAATTTGTTTTGGGAATTAGGAGCCGGGGGTGTTGTGATTGAAGAGCCTTTTGCCATGCGCCGAAATATTGATGATCAGAGTTGGGATGCTTGGGAGATCTCTCCGGAGCTTTTAGATGCAGAAAATGTGATCATTAAAGGCTATTTTCCCATTGATCATCGTTTAGTTGAAACCATGGCAGCCTTTAAAAAGCAATCGGAGGAAATCAGATCTCTTTTTCCTGAAGGAAGGCTTCAAATTACCGAAACTGAGGTTGCTACTGAAGACTGGGCTACCTCCTGGAAAGCCTATTACAAACCGGAGAGAATTGGTAATCGGGTCGTGATTAAACCTTCCTGGGAATCATACCAGGCCAAAGAAGGAGAAATCATCATTGAAATGGATCCGGGCATGGCTTTTGGCACAGGAAATCATCCTACGACAGCCATGTGTATCCGGGCCTTGGAAGAATACGTTTTCCCAGGTTGCCGCGTTATTGACGTTGGTTCCGGTTCCGGTATTCTGGCGCTGACTGCTGCTAAATTAGGAGCAGGAAAGGTGTTGGCCATTGACCATGATCCGGTGAGCATTGATGCCACCAGAGATAATATTACCTTGAATGGAGCGAATGCGCGTGTTTCTGTTGTTCAGGGGGATTTAGCTTCCGGTATCAAGGGAACAGCAGATATCATCGTAGCCAATATTATCGCAGATGTTATTATCCGTCTGATTCCTCAGACTCTTGCTTTACTCGAGAAAAATGGAATTTTCATTGCTTCCGGTATCATAAAAGAGCGATTATTAGATGTAGAAACTGTTTTAAAGGAACATGCATTTTTAATTGAGAAAGTGATGCATGAGGGAGAATGGGTGGTTGTGATCGCCCGGCGAGGTTGA